Sequence from the Notamacropus eugenii isolate mMacEug1 chromosome 6, mMacEug1.pri_v2, whole genome shotgun sequence genome:
TATGGGCTAGGTGCTGTCCTAAGCACCTGGACCCGAAGGCCTCGAGGCCCCTTCAGACTCACATTCATGAGCCTGGGAAGTCCCCAAGCTCACCATGAAGTCTGGAGGCTTCAGGGGCTGGTTTGTCAGAGGATGGCACACATCCCCTTTCACACTCATCATTTCTAAAGGGAGGGTACTCATTCTAAATCCTGTAGTACCATGCATATCCACCAGGTGGCAGAAGGGTCCCTGCTTAGGAGATAAATGACTGACTCCACACTGGGAGGAATTCTTAGGGCTCTGATAGGATGACAGTCATCATTTCAGAGTATTGTGACTGAATGTCTGGAATCGGCAGAATCAGGAAGCAGCGTTTGAAAGCAATAATAATGACCGCGCTCATTTCTATCATAAGCCTTGCTAAACcctttgtatatattatctcagttgaccTTCACCCCCACCCTGGGAGGAGAGGCTATCATGACCCCCCCACACCCCTATTCCTGAGgtgggaggttaagtgacctgctcagggtcacaaaactattaagtgtctgagatgggatttgaactcaggccttcctgcctCTAAGTCAGAGGCTCCACTGAGTCACCTTGAAATTTAGACCCATTTGCTgctgcaaatgaggaaagtgagccctCATGGAAGatgtttcctctcttctcacagGACTTCCTGTCCCCAGAACGAAAATATTGCTTTTATATCTCTGacgaaaatgacaaaacagagatCTGGACCTCTGTGAAGGTCAGTGCTGAGGGGCAGCCTATGGGCGGACGGCCCATGGGTTAGTAACCCAGCACCCTGTCTGGGCATGGCTCTGGAGCCAAGAGGAGTGCGCAGCCTGGCTCTGTCTGAAGCCTCGAAACAAGTCCCAATAGACCAGATCCACACATGCCCCCAAGCAGTACAAATCAAAGACAAAGGTCTGCCTTCTCACCATGTACTGTCCCTCTCCCAGGCTCCTTCCCCTCTGGGCCCAGCCCCCAACTGCACTCAGACTCAGCAGAGCAAATAAAAGTCTTCTCAGGCATCTCCAAACTTTCATTTATTTCCCCCTTCACATGGCCAGAACATCTACATGTGTTCATCCTGTCCCCCACAATCCACGACCCAATGAGAAGCTCAGCTCATATGGTGGAGAAAAGCCAAAGACTCCAGAGCAGTGGTTCATCAGGTTGTTCTGGCCATCAGACAGAGACCCCAGAGGCCAGGGCAGCATCAGATATGAAGGAGGCTCATTCCCAAAGCAGAGAcacaggagggaggagggagagaggcctTAGAGAGCAGGGTGAGGGCCCTGAGGAGGCTGCCCTGGGCTTGGGCTTGTAGAGTCCAGGAAGGATCGCAGGCGCCAATGCAGGGGAGAGAGGCCAGGGGTCAACAGGAACAGTAGGGGGACTGCAGACTGGTTTTCTGTCTCAGGTCCATGCCAGGCAATTCTttcaagctgaagaaggaaagacagattcaGGGGGATCCTCCAAGTGCCCTCTGGCCTCCAGCCTGTCATCATTCTGAAGGGCCAGCCTCACCACCCATCCCATCCTCAGCCCAACCTCCCATAGACCCTCCTCCTCTTTGCTtggcccctccctccttccaggcCCCCAGAGTCTCACCTTTGGCTGTGAGAGAGACATCTGACCCCTGTGCACTGTCATTGCCTGGAGACAAAGTAGGGAAACAACCCAGTCAGGGACATACATCCCAGAACCAGGgcatgggaagggaaggggacacCAAGGGAAGGCTACTGGGCTAACCCTCTCCTCTGCCTTCTCATTGCTCAGGTCCCAGAGCACCATGGACAGGCCTCTTCTTTTTTACCCTCCATGTCTGCCCTTCACTTACCTGCAGCTGGAACGTAATCACTTCCTTTTCcacctggaaaagaaaacaaatttctagtGAGGAATCTGGGAGAAGAGACCACACTAGGGTCTCAGAAATTCCAAGATTTGTCTTGGAGACACAACAAATAACCAAGGCTGCACCCCCATGCCCCATAGCACTCCAGCCTCTAGAtccaagaggaagagagaaaaggcccCCAAATGGGCCTGTCCCCCCCTCCAGGCCTGCCCCTAGGGGGTTCCCAGGGCTGGTCTACAGGCCCCAGGCGGGGAGACACCCAGGTCCTCAGGCAGAGATCCCCATGTTCATGTCTGAGCTGAGTCTGAAGTAGATTCCCCACTCAGCCAGCCTTTGACACCCCTGCCAGGCATCCTCCAGGGAAAAGGCTTCTAGTTAGGGATTTGTTTATCCACATTCTTAGGGCCCGTCTAACTGTCCCTTAGATGGGAAAGAGAGGACTTGGGGACAGAGAGACAAACTGCTGGTTCAGGTGGATCCCGGATCTCCGTGCCTAACCCCTAAAGACCCCTCCCAGTCCTGCCTACCTGAATGCTTCCTTCTCCATATCCCAACTCCAACAACGACtgcagtgaggaggaggaggccaGCAGCGATGGCCCCCACAATGAGCCAGGTGAGTGAAGACTGTGGCtctgaaatggaaaagggaattGAGAGGCCCTGATCCCTGTCTGGCCTGAGTCACTaacccttcccccatctcccccAGTAACTCCCCCTCCCTCTGGTCCTGTAGGGTGGGGGTGCCCTTTCCCAGCCCCTCCTCACTGTCCTTACCCCACTGCAGGGTGAGGGGCTCAGGCAGCCCCTCGTGCTGAACTCGGCAGGTGTATCTTCCTTCCTGGCCAGAGGTCACCTCCACAGCTGCCCACTTCTGGAAGGTGCCATCTCCCGCAGGCCTGGTCTCAATGAACTCCGTGTCCTGGGGCAgttcctccccatccctcagcCAAGTCAGGGAGATCTCCTTAGGGTAAAAGTCCTGGGCCCGGCACCTCAGGGTCACCTCCCCATGGGGGGCAGTGTGGCGGGTCACTCTGGTAGAGGGTGGGTCTGGAGGCAAAGGTCAGAGGCATTACCaggctccccttccccctcccctccagggGCACAAGGactggtggggggaagggaacgCCCTACAATACGCCCTGGGGTACAAGGGGTCCCGGGGCTGAGGGGAGGTGGAGCAAGGCCGCCCAGGGAGCCTTGAATGCCCCGCACACTGGGGAGGGCCCCACCTTACCTGTCCTCATCAGcacctccttccccatctccagaTACTTCTTCACCCGCTGCACGCAGGTCTCCTCCAGGTAGGCTTTATATCTCTCAGCAGGCCTCTCCACCTCCCACCTGTGCTTGGTGTTCACGGCGGTGGGCACGACCGCAGTCCACGTGTAGGTCTCGGTGTCCAGGGCGATGTAGTCCCGCCCGTCGTAGGCGTATTGGCGAAACCCGCGCAGGAAGGTGAGCTCCGGGGAGACGTCGCAGCCCAGCATGCGCTGGAAGGTGTGGACGTCTGCCCAGCCCGGCCGGGTCAGTGAGGCCGGACCCTGGCTGACACCCCCGGGGGCTCCTCCCCCGTCCCCAGGGGGCCCCGGGCGGCCCCCGCCTCCCGCCCCCACACCCCCGGGGGGACCCCGGGCGGCCCCGCCCCCGTCACGCACTGCTGGCGCTCTGGTTGAAGTAGCCGGGAACGTTCTCCATGCTCGCTCGGTAACTCTGTGTGTTCACCCTGACGATCCGCGTCTCCCGCTCCCAGTACCCCGGGTCCTCCTGCTCCATCCCCTCCATCCACGCCGCCCGCGGCTCCATCCTCTGACCCGGGCTGTCAGTGTCGAAGCTCGAGAACAGCTGATCGTCCATGTAGCCCACGGAGAGCACCTGCGGCTCCCCACCGGGCCGGGTCACGGCGGTGCTGAAATACCTCAGGGAGTGAGGGCCTGGGACGTGGGGACGGGGCCGGGTCAGGGCGGGGGTGACCCTCGACCACGCCCGGGAGCGACCCTTGACCCTTGACCAGGCCCGCTATCCCGAGACACCCCACCCGGACCCCCACCCCCGGCATCCCCGCCCCTTACCCTCCCCTCCGCCCCGGCAGGTCCGAGCCCCTGCCCCTGGACGCTGCctccctctccccgcccccaccTCCGGTCTGGTCCGGGGTCTCTCACACTGCTCACCCTCGGCCCCCCACCTCGTGTCCtcacctgccccccccccatcctCCGGGAAGCTCTTTAACAAAGCTGCCCCGGGTTCTGTCCAAGCCCTTGGGAGAGCCCCGGGGAGGTTCGGGGGGACCCCGATAGCTCTACCCCTTCTTAACGCCTCCAGTACTGTGGcccccattctccctccccatgacCTCCCACCCCTACCGAATCACTCACCCCTCCAACTAAGGGACCCACACGAAGACACCCCCCTCAAAGCCCCGCACGGGGGCGGCGGGCTCCCGGTCCAGGCAGATTCCGGCTTCTCCCTCTCACCCCGCCCGGACCGCACTGACATGAAGGAGCCGGGTCCGAGGAAACGCCCCCTGGGCTGGTATCCGAGGAGCTTCGTGGAAGGAACCCCATCCCGGCCCTAGGGCTGCCCCTGGGTGCCGTTTCCAGTCCCTCCTTACCCGCCCAGGTCTCCGGCAGGACCAGGGTCCCCAACAGAAGGAGAGCGCCCAGGGAGCGCTCCATGGTCCGCAGGAACAGGAGTTGCAGATCACAGAGACGAATCCCTCACTTCTGATTGGCGTCCCGGAGGCCATGACAGCCAATAGCGGGCGGGAGACAACAAACGTCACTGGTGACTGGGCAGAAGGAGCCCGCGCAGGTTGGGAAACCAAAACTGAAACTGACCCGGAGGAAATCCCTTGGCTCTGTCTCTGTCATTCCCAGAACAGCCTCGGATTCTGTGGAGCAGCCCAGGCTCCCTCCCTCCCGTCATCATCCCAGGAGCGCCCGGCTCTTGTGCTCCCAGCTTGAACCAGAGGAAAAgaagggttagggctagagtccACCCTGCCCTCCAGCCCTCCTCAGTGCCACCCTTTCCCCTCCTTAGAAGTTGGGGAGAAAAAGCCCCACCCAGATTGAGGGGGTCTGAGGACTGAGGAAATCTGCAGGCTGATGAGACCAGGGGCTGCCCCTCAAATTTAAGGACGGCCATCCCAGCTGTGACTCGGGCAAGTGTCCTAACCTCCCCAGGCCCTGTAGATAAACAAGCCAGGACCCAAGAATGCAGAGGAAATCAGAGTCCAGGAAATAGAACTGGGAATCCGAGTAGCAGAGGGGCAAGGATGTGGCCCAGTGGATGGAGCCaagggcctgcagtcaggaagaactgacttCCAATCTaggcctcagacgtttactagctgtgtgaccctgggcaagtcccttaaccctgtttgcctcagtttccccatctggaaattgatctggagaaggaaagggcaagccactccaatttctttgattagaaaaccccaaaaggagtcacaaagagtaagacacagctcaataacaaaaaggaaagagcTTAATTATTAAAGTGGAGAAGAGTGCCATTTCAGCCTAAGGCTGGTTGGAACTGCCTGAAATAAGAATGTGAATGCctggtaactttttttttcagaaacaatgaacatgggCACATTTGGTGggattttccctctttcttgtcTCATCCCCCCAACTGGGAAACTATAAAACTAAAGATTTCACGGAGAGGATCAACTCTCCCCTCAAGaggatcttagagataatctcctttattttccagattgggaaactgaagaCCAACAGTGCACACTTACATAGCCTTGAACACCCAGCTCTGGTTTCTTCTCCTTACCAAACATAGTAGCCATAATATTGACCCTAGTCTGGAGCCTCATCCTAGTTCTGAGAAAGTCCAGACATCTCCTTACCTACCGTCTATCAGCAACTCTACTGCCTCCTTTTTCGGTTTGGGGCCCAAAGAATTGTTTCCTCTTATTTCAGCACTGTTATTGTCATGCACAAAATTTACCCCTTCACAGGAGATGGCAAGATTATTTTCCCATGACTTTCTCTTAGTGTGGCTTGGAGACCTGTTTTCAGGTCATTTATCGTTTCCAGGACTTTAGaaatattcatatcctttcagCGCTCATCTATCAGGAGCAGCTCTTGGTTCATATTGGTGTCAGGTCTCTGTCTGGACATAAAGGACTTATTTTGGCCAGATTTGATGTATCCGTTTGGCGTATGTGCTACTAACTATGTTTCATGTTTGATCTTTGTTTATTTTAGTGAAACCTTTTAGATTTTATGTGGTTAGGaatatctgttttttaaaaataatatcttggATTAAGAATTATCTTTGACACAGTTGTAGACATTAAATGAATggattttcttctgattttttcacTCAGGAAAAACTCCACTTACGTGCTCAGCCTTCCTAAATGgagagataaaggaaaacaaaacctaagTGGGGAAGTGGGGAGCCTCTCTCATCCCTTGCCCTCTGCAGTCCCTCCTTTGATCTGTTCCAATGAGATTGCTGTTCTTTTGTCAGATTCTTCCCCCACCAGACCCTCCTCTGTTGCACAGATTTCTGCATCATCTGGATTATGGGAGATCCTtgtctctcaccttccccctcctcagaagcctttgtcttctggaatgttCTCAACTGTCTGCTTCTTGTTTTCTTTGACCTTAATCTTTGGATTTGGGCTGGGAGgatcctgggagtttttatttggggtTCTTTCCAGAGATGGGTTCTTTTgggttctttttatttccattttgaccTCTAGTTCTAAAGACATCCAgtagtatttttttcatgtttccttgAATTAAGATTTAAGGCCATGGTTTCAATgactcttaaattctctctccttagtATAGTTTTCAGGACTATAAGTTTTCTTTAcagtttcttctgtttttcagtcttttgatttcatttggatCTTGCTCGTTGTGTCATGCAGTCATTGGATAATGTTTGGTCCATTCTAGTTTTCCGTATATTTGTTGCTTGGACAAGGTTCTGCAGCTCTTTGGGCAAGCCTGCAAAGGTTGAGATGAATCCTGTATCATTTCTTATTGATCATATTTACAGTTTATTGATTTGGTTCTCAAACTATGTTCGTCCTGTAATTGCCTGAGTTACAGTTCTTTGTCTCTAAATTCGGTTCAAAATTCAGCTTGTCTGTAATACATTAAGCTGAAAAGTCCAGCTCTCCTGCTCAAGGAATTTTGCTAACCTTGGGACATAGGTGTGAAAGCAAGGGGGTTTGGGTCTGACATCTTTACACCACCAAGTCCTTCCAAGATGTCTGGTTTGCTGTCCCAATGTCTGGGCTACTATCCTGCACCTGGACTCAGGCCATGACCACCTTTTAGTCtcacaggaggagaaggagggttaCTCGCCTCCATTATCAAACTTTCAACCAATCAGGTTGTTCCCTGACCTCAGCACTATAACTAGTCCTTAATCCCAAGGTGTCACCTACCCTGTTCTGCTCTTTCTTCTGTGCTCCCCAAAACCCACCGAAGGGGAAGTGTCTTTTTGCTCCGGGCCTCTGGCTCATTTATTGATAGGGAGCATTCCCTGCTAATAGGTGTTAATTTGCTCAGATATCTGCCTCAGCTTACCCTTCTGTTAAATTTCAGTTGGGACAAGCCCTTTATTCcaattctgattctttcttccacagcagtcatttaaattccagttctttcctcaGTGAAAAATATTATCACTAGCTTCTTTTTACTCTTTTCCCTATTTGCTGTCTTCCAGAAATCCTAGTTGAATTCTGCCcactctgtgtttttctttgaggctttgtgtattgatATTTTGAAGTCATTGTctttttctgggtttgtgtcttgagcatccctGTCCCCAAGGTAAAATTGGTGGTGGGATCCTTTCTTGTCTGCTAATTCTTTCAGTCTCTTTCCTGACCATGGACTTGATATCAGGGCCAGGCTCTCTCCACATTCTGAAGGGCATGACCAGAATAACCTTGTTGCAGCTTTCTTGAGGTTTTGAGTTGTATGTTATTCCAGGAACTCAGGGAAAGCTcactccagggacctgtaagttttcagtggtCCCAGGATGGTCTGATTCCCTATCCACCACTCCGCCATCATAGATCTGCAAATTCCTGAACTGTGTTTGAGTCTGAGCAATACATCCGTGGGCTGGGCCCATGTGGAGATTACTGATGAATTCAGTCACTATAAGCCAGCTGGAAAGCTATGCTGCTAAAAAGTGACCGAACTTTAGAGACCCCTTTCATCTGTGACTCTTTCCATGGTTATTTTTCTGTAGGCTTCAGACTGGGCTGGAAGAGATCTGAGACCTCACACTGCTCCTGGGATTGGAACCACAAGCTGCTGCTTGCCTTGAATGTGTTTCCTGCTTAAGATCCAGCCTAGGTCCTGGCACCTACCCCTCATCCGGGATCTGCCTCTTCAGGAGTAGATCCCCTCAGTCTGCCCTAGATGTCTAACCCCAAGTTGGGCAATAAGAGATAGGGTTTTCCAGGTACACCTGTTCCTATCTCTTTATGCTAGATCTGGGACCCCTTCTTGGCCTGATGAACATTCTTTCCCTGAGCTGATATGCTCAGCCATGCCTTTACTGGCTGGACCCCTTTCATAGCACACATTtaggatatggttagggttaagaCCTAGGGTCCATAAAACCCTCTCTGCCTGGAACAATGCCTCTCTGTGTGGTTTCTTGGATTTCCCACCCAGGATTCAGGCTGGGCCATGTTCTACATCTGCTTTTAGAAGGCGTGGAGGTGCCAAGCTggacattctctttccttctcctccatctttcttCTAGGTCTTTTAATCAGTGATTATTATGGCCAGGTACAGTCTCCATGTTCAGTGCAATGTAGTAGGAGGTGGAAGCTGGGAGTCTTAACCCAACTGATCCCAAATGACTTTCCGGTTTTCTCTGCAGTGCTTATCTAAAGGGGAATCCTTCACCTGCCCATTTGTGACAGTGAGTTTAGCCAATGCTGGTAGACTACCTTCAGTCACTTTGGCTTTTCTTATCTAGTTTGTGCCCCTTcttcttatatgaaatgatgcatagAAAAATGAGTAGAACCTCAAGAACATATACAGTGTATATTAtgactgttgtccttcattctagaagaggaccaaaatgacatcactgtattAGGGTAGAGTCACAGTGTGTCCcagtgtggctgatcagaccagtacaagccTGGAAGGTTCGACCCCAGGCTGcatacaaatagtccatgtgagcatttggggTGCATTCTCTAAATTAGTTCATCTAGcttttcttttgaactatttcaattctactttgttgGTAAAGCACAGCCCCTTCtctgtccttgtatcacttcttctgacccccATGTGATcccttgccctgtgtgagttctccataaaacagtcttttaggtaagcatatatttggcatttaaataaTGCGGCCAGCCCTTCATAGTTGCACTCTCTACAGTGGACTTTGAACGCTTGGCATTTAGTTTGAGAAATGACCTCAGTGCCTGGTACTaatcctgctaggtgatcttcacaatcttcctaagacaattcagatgtaagcgattcagtttcctggcatggcactagtaggccagcacacaacaatgaggtcagcacagtgtctctgtagaccttcattttgatagtcttttctctctcttctctcctataaTTTCCTTTGGAGCCTCTTAAACAccgagctagctctgacaatgcatgcatcGACCTCTTTGTCACTGTTTACATCCCCAGAAaatacactaccaaagtaagtgaacttatcaaaAGTATTCCAAACTTCTCCACTTGCCATAACTGTGGtgctgactgatggagcacctgtgtttctaggtgttaattgttaggccaaagtTAACACAAGCAACAGAAGATTGATTCCTGCTTTGctacatctcagtttcagaggctgaaTTTATTGCACAGTAATCCGTGTACAAAAATGTCTTgaaccaactctccctccactttaattTTGGCTTGTCACCTTTTCATGTTAGATAGTTTACCattggtagctg
This genomic interval carries:
- the LOC140509514 gene encoding patr class I histocompatibility antigen, B-2 alpha chain-like isoform X2; translation: MERSLGALLLLGTLVLPETWAGPHSLRYFSTAVTRPGGEPQVLSVGYMDDQLFSSFDTDSPGQRMEPRAAWMEGMEQEDPGYWERETRIVRVNTQSYRASMENVPGYFNQSASNVHTFQRMLGCDVSPELTFLRGFRQYAYDGRDYIALDTETYTWTAVVPTAVNTKHRWEVERPAERYKAYLEETCVQRVKKYLEMGKEVLMRTDPPSTRVTRHTAPHGEVTLRCRAQDFYPKEISLTWLRDGEELPQDTEFIETRPAGDGTFQKWAAVEVTSGQEGRYTCRVQHEGLPEPLTLQWEPQSSLTWLIVGAIAAGLLLLTAVVVGVGIWRRKHSGGKGSDYVPAAGNDSAQGSDVSLTAKA
- the LOC140509514 gene encoding patr class I histocompatibility antigen, B-2 alpha chain-like isoform X1, whose product is MSVRSGRGEREKPESAWTGSPPPPCGALRGVSSCGSLSWRGPHSLRYFSTAVTRPGGEPQVLSVGYMDDQLFSSFDTDSPGQRMEPRAAWMEGMEQEDPGYWERETRIVRVNTQSYRASMENVPGYFNQSASNVHTFQRMLGCDVSPELTFLRGFRQYAYDGRDYIALDTETYTWTAVVPTAVNTKHRWEVERPAERYKAYLEETCVQRVKKYLEMGKEVLMRTDPPSTRVTRHTAPHGEVTLRCRAQDFYPKEISLTWLRDGEELPQDTEFIETRPAGDGTFQKWAAVEVTSGQEGRYTCRVQHEGLPEPLTLQWEPQSSLTWLIVGAIAAGLLLLTAVVVGVGIWRRKHSGGKGSDYVPAAGNDSAQGSDVSLTAKA